TGAGTGATAATCAGATTCACAATATAAACCAGCAAATATGCAAAAGCCTTTCCACAAACGATAGGAACTACTCCTCCCCTGGTTAGAGATCTCGGGATGGCAAACCTTGCACGACCGGCTTCCCTCTCCGTTCCTCCAAGCAAACCGATTCCAATCAACAAAGTCTGTTGCAGCAACACAATCAGTAAACCAGGCAAAACAAAGGAATTATAGCCTCCTTGTGGATTATACAGAGTGACTGTTTTTATACTTACTGGATCACGCATTGCCATTGCCTCATCAACTGTCTTACCTCTGGCCATATAGCGCTTAATCTCCACCCCTGCACCAAAGGTCCCAGAGGACTTCATAGCTGCGGAAAGTGTCTGCTTATACATAAGGAAGTATCCTGCATCACAATATACACTCAACACACTTTGTCCACCCTTCATCATGGCCTTTTCCAGACCTTCCGGAATCAGGAATACACCATGAACTTCGCCACTGTAAAACAAAGCTTCAGCTTCAGCCATTGAAGCTGGTCTACTTGCCACATGCAAATCAGCAGTAGCATCTATCATCCTTGACAGGGTTCTGGAAGTAGCCGTTCTGTCAAGGTCAACTACTGCAACCTTAAGATCACGCAATACTTCATTCTTGTATGCTATCCCATAAATAATCGGATAAATAATCAAGGCAAGAAAGAGTATTAGCAATGCTCCCGGATCCTTAATAATAGCCGTAAACTCCCTTTGGAAGGTCTGGCCTGTAAGAATTAGTCCGCTCTTTATATAATTCTTCATTTTACATTCTTTGTCTCAAATCCCGTACGATCAGATTCTGTTATAAAACCTGGGCTCTGTCAACAAATATTTCAATCTTGGGAATAACAGAATGCCAATCAGGATAAAGGTTAAAAGCCCCAGGAATGGACCACTTGCATTTGATAAAGGTTCATTACGCAAGCTCTGCCCAAGAAACACCTTCATCCAATGGTAATATGGAAAGATGTTGGCTGCTATCTTAGCCAACATTGGCATTCCTGCTATCGGAAATGTAAGGCCCGAATAAGAGAATGCTATCATTGAATAACCACTTGCCAGAGAAAGGGATAACCTCGTATTTGCAGTAACTGCAAGCAGAAATACAGCTACCATCTGGTAAGCTAATATCATAAAAAGCTCTGCTGCCATAATTGCTGCCCATGATCCCTTGATTGGAAATCCAAGGTGCTGTACCAGTATAAAGTGCATCACTGCTACATTGACGCACATAAGCAAGGTATAGGGAGCCAGCTTTCCTCCCAGAGCTACCCACATAGATCCTCCGGCAGTTTTAATCCATTCACCGGCGGTACCCTCCCTCAATTCAATACCTATTACATAAACAGCTCCCAACAATGTAAATACAGTAATAAGCAGGGGCATTAAGGTTGATGAAAGAAAGTATGAGTAGTTGATATATGGATTAAACAACTCATGAGTATCTAGGCGCAAAGGATAGACCTGCTGAAGTGCTTGTTCCTGAGCCATGCCACCCTTCATAGCAACCTGCAATTTGACACCAGTAGAGTATGTTGAGACCGCTTTGATAACAGCACTTTGAATCAGTCCCCCATTAAGCACATTTGAATTGTTTACATACATAACAAGTTCAGAGCCCTCACCTTTAAGCACTGACTTACTGAAATCATATGGAATGTACAAAACGGCATATACCTGCCCCTTTAGCATAGCTTCATTGCCATCATGCAATGAAGCAGGGCGACTGGATACACTAACCGAGCGGGTAGCATCAATCATTCTGATTACCTGGCGTGACATCTGGCTATCATCGAGATCCACAACAGCCAAAGGCAGGTCGGATGGATTTCCGGCCAGGAAAATATTCATAACCAGAAAGAATGAGAGCAGTGGACCGGCCAACGCGATGAACAGATAAACCCTGTTGCCCGAGAACCGTACAAATTCCCTGTTAAGGACATTCCACCAGTCATGAACCCACTGCGGAAACCTAAGATTTCTCATTTATCTACTCCTTTTTTGCCTTGTCTGCAATAGCATCCCAATTAACCAACACACTCATGCCCGGTCGTAATCCTTCGATCTTAGCTACGGGACGTGCATGAACTTCAAAGGTTTTCTTATCAAAATCACCCGAGGACTTGGTAGCATTCCATGTTGCATAGTCCCCCTGGACACTGATATATGTTACCTCAAATAACTGCTTCTCTCCTCCCAGTGCCGGTATGCGACCTTCAAAGCGTGTTCCCTTGCGGATTGGAGAAAGCAAATCCTCACGAATATTGAAAACTATCCATATATCATCAAGGTCAACCAGTGTAACAACCGGGAAACCCGCAGGAGTAAGCTCACCAACCTCCGACATAATATTTGCTATCTCTCCTGCAATTGGAGCGTAGGCTCGTGTTTCTTCAAGATATGAAGCCACTTCAGCTACGACACCTTCTGCCTGCTTTACAAGCGCACCGGCAGCTTCTTTGTCTTCAATACGAGCCCCACCTTCAGCCTTCTCCCATATAGCCTTGGCAGCCTCTGCAGTTTGTTCTGCAATTTTAAGTTGCATCTCAGTTTCATCCAACTTTTGAGCAGGTACCACACCATTGTCATACAGGTTTTTTACCCTTGTGTAGCTCTTTCTGGCAAACTCAAGAGCAGCAGATGCTTTTTGATAGTTGTTGTAAGCAGCACGGATATCCTCTTCCTGAGCACCTGTTTTTGCTTTCTTATGCTGAGCTTCGGCAGCTGTTTTTACAGCTTCAGCCTGACTCATCCTGGCATCCACTTCTGGACTTGAGATTGAATAAAGAAAGTCACCCTTGTTTACACTCTGTCCGCGATATACGGCCATGGAGTCAATACGTCCGGTTAGTTTCAAAGAAACCTTCATCTGTCTGGCTTCGGCTTCACCCTGAAGTTCTACAGGAACTTCACGAACTAGCAACCATGTTGTGTAGATAAGAAATATCAGCAGGGCTGATGCAATAGCTCCTGCAATTATTGCACTCTTCTGTTTCATTGCTTTTCAGTTAATTTCGTATAAGGATACTTTACTTTACTCCTGTATTCATATAGGTATTGAAATATTCCGGGATACCTGCAAGTTCTAAAAGCCGTGCCAGAGTAAGATCATAATTGTATTTAGCCTGAAGCTGCTCAACTCTGACCTTGGCAACAGCCAGCGATGCATCTGTTACATCTGTACTTGATGCCAATCCTTCACTAAAGGCATTCAGACGAACTCTGTAATATTCATCAGCAAACTCAGCAGCAGTCTTAAGCTCATGTAGTTGCTCAACTGCCATATAGAGTTCCTGATGATACTTTTCAATCCCCATCTCAATGTCTCTGACAGCTTTATTTTTTGCCTGTTCAACCTGATCTTCAAGTAATCTGGCAGCTTTATACTTGTGACGAGCTGAAGTGCCTCCAAATATTTTCCAGCTTAGAGTAATACCTGCTACATAGTCAGACACCTGTGGTGATAGGTCATAATCAGCAATATTGTACAATCCAAAGGCTGCTACTGTAGGCATTAAATCTGATCGCTCAGCCTTTGCAGCCTGCCCGGCCAGTCCCTGCTTTGCATATACCTGTCTCAACAAAGGATTGTTTTGCACAGATTGTAATTTGAAAAATTCAGCAGGTTCGACACTTTCATTGTAAAACAGAGGAGTAACCGGTAGATAACTGATTCCAGTACTGTCGGCAAGCGTATTGGCAAGAGCCTTGTTCAACAAATCAACCTGCCTTGCAGCTTTCCTGTATTCTCTTTCAGCCTCCGCGTGATATACCTGCGCATGAAGCAGTTCAGCCCTTGCAAGCATGCCTTCATCGAAAAGTTTTTGGGCATCGGCAAGGTGCTCCTCCATAGCTTTCAGCACATCCAGTCTAACATTGGCTGCTTCAATAGCCAGAGACAAACCAAAATACCTCTCCACCAACTCTGACAACAAAGCAGCTGTCTTTTCCCTTTCCATTTCAACAGCCTCATCCAGTCGTATCCTTGCAGCATTATTGGCAGCATTAATCTTCCCTCCGGTAAACAGTGGCCAGGTGACGCCTGCCGAAACAGTACCAAATTGTTGTTTCTGAATCAACTTGTCCCACTCAGCACCCTGCACCTTTACTAGCCCCTCTGCAAGTTGCCCCCTGACAGCTTCAGTTGAAATATTGTCGGGCAATACAGGCATCATCCCAGAAGTATTAGGATCAGGGTTGGGTACTCCACTGAAATTACCATACTGTGACAATGCACTATACAATGGCGTGATCGCATCCCTCACCCCTGTCATGTCAATACTTATGTCATCCGACAGGATGACATAACTTGCATTCAGCGAGACCTGCGGAAGCCTTAAAGTGCGGTTTGCCTTAATTTCAGCTTCAGCCTGACGTCTATGAAGCACTGCCTGCCTTATACTTTCGTTATTGGACAAAGCCGTTTCCACTGCTTCAACAAATGTAAGAGTATGCTTAGCTTCCTGTGCTAAAATACCACACAGTGCCTGTAAAAAAACAACCGATACAATTACTCTTTTCATATATTTAACCTGTTATTGCATTTAACCTCTAAGTGCACTCATACAAAGGGCTACAACCTTCTTTTCATCCTCCGGGCCAAGCAAAGTGGAGTTAAAGTGCTGCTTAAATCTGATATTAATGAATCCAATAGGATAGATTACTGTCATTAGAAATATCTCTTCCTCAGAGAAAGCATCTGATATCTCTCCGGTCTCTATTCCAATTCTGAGCAACTTTGTGCAAAGCTCCCTTATCCTGCTTATTTGCTCAGGCAGTATTGAAAAGCGATACTCATTAATCAATTTGTATAGAAACCTGATATGATCAGGACTGCTCTCAGCAAGGCAGAAAAAATAGTGAACCACAGATTCCACAACCTCTCTGATAGTTGTGCATGAAACCATGACTAGCTCCAGCTGGCCAGCCAGATCCCGTATCTTCTCATCAAGCATATCGGAAACCAGCTGCTCCTTACCTGAGTAGTAGCGGTAAAGATACCCCACCGCAACATCTGCTTTTGAAGCTATTGAGGATATGGTTGCCTCCCCATAACCATTCTCTGCAATCAAAGCTATGGCTGCCTCCTTTATCCTCATCAGCTTACTCTCATCTGCCAGTTTTGCCATCGTTTAGAATTAGTTAAGCATATAATGAATGAACATTCATTCATACAAAAATAAAGAGAATATAGACAGCATATTCAGATTTAACCTTTTTTATACAGGCAAAGAAATTACACAAAACAATATTATGAAAAACCAGACCCTAAAGGCAAGATAAAAGGGGTAGCAATCAGGAAGATTTGCTTATTTTGCAAAAAGGGAGTAACAAACATCGATACACAACTAGCTAAACACGCGATAAATTCTTTTAACACGTAAAGAGATGTCACTTGAAACCAAATATCACAACGAAAAGACCCAGTTTGAAGACACAGCCTTCGAACGTCTGATGCAGAAAAGAATTCACAAGGTACTGCTTATATGTAGCTCTTATGATGCCTTTATGCTTGAAGAAGACGGTCGTATTGACGAGCAGATCTTCAACGAATATGTGGCGCTTAACCTGCGCCACCCTCCCATGTTTATTCAGGTATCATCTGCTGAGGCTGCATTTAGAGCAATAGAGGAAAACCAGATAGACCTGGTGATAACTATGCTTAGCGTAGGTGGCATGGACCCCTTTTCTCTTTCCAAGGTCATCAAGGAAAGTCACCCGGATATTCCAATCGTTGTACTCACACCCTTCTCTCGCGAAGTATCACTTAAACTCAGCAAGGAAGATACCAGTGCCATTGACTACATTTTCTGCTGGCTTGGAAATGCTGACCTTTTGCTTGCCATCATCAAGGTTATTGAGGACGGGATGAATGCACCCACTGACGTATCAGAGATTGGTGTTCAGTCCATATTACTTGTAGAAGACTCCGTGCGCTTTTACTCTTCCTACCTGCCATTGATATACAAGACCCTCTTTCAGCAATCCCGTAAGTTTATGACCGAAGGTCTAAATGAACACCAGAGGATGATGCGAATGAGGGGCCGGCCAAAGATCCTTCTTGCCCGTACTTACGAAGAAGCTGTAGAGTTATACAACAAGTACAGCAACAACATCCTTGGTATTATATCCGACGTTTCTTTCAACCGCAAAGGCATAAAAGACTCTACAGCTGGCATTCGCCTGGCACGCAGGGTAAAGAAAGAGAACCCCTTTATGCCATTTCTGCTACAGTCCTCAGACCTCAAATTTATGGCTGTCGCCAAAGAAATTAAGGTGGGCTTTATTCACAAGCATTCTAAACTGTTGTTACAGGAACTTAGAGATTTTCTTACCACATATTTAGCTTTTGGGGACTTCGTATTTATAGATCCGGATACCGGTGAAGAAATAGCCAGGGTAAGCAACCTGCAGGAACTCCAGGAGAATCTGCTAAAAATACCAAACAAGTCCCTGCTCTATCACTTCAAACGTGATCATATATCCAAATGGCTTACAGCCCGTGCTTTGTTTTCAATAGCCTCGGTTATCAAAGAGATCAAAGTCACTGCCGACACAGAGATTGAGCAGCTGAAATATGAACTTTACAACATTATAGCTCACTTCCGTATGTACAAAGGACGGGGTGTAATAGCAACTTTTGACGAAAACACTTATGATGAGTATGTCAACTTCTCGCGTATCGGAGAGGGATCCCTTGGAGGTAAAGCCCGTGGCCTGGCATTCCTTAGCACTCTTATTAAGAAATACCCGGTATTCAAAAGCTTTGATGATGTAATCATAACAATACCCAGAACCGTAGTTCTGGGTGTAGATATTTTCGAAAACTTTATGGAGAGTAACAATCTCTACCCCCTGGGCTTATCAGATGCCAGTGATGAAGAGATTCTAAGACAGTTTGTTGCAGCTCCACTTCCCGAAGACCTGTACACAAAGCTTGAGAAATTCTGCAATGTTATCAAAAAGCCTATTGCCGTACGCTCATCAAGTATGCTCGAGGATAGCCATCATCAACCCTTCGCAGGCATCTATTCAACATACATGGTACCATATACAAGTGATGCCCACCGTATGGCATCACAGCTGGGCGATGCTATCAAGTGTGTCTATGCTTCAGTGTACTTCAAGTCTGGTAAAGCTTATATGTCTAGCACCCTCAACCTGATAGACGAGGAGCGAATGGGTATAGTGTTACAGGAAATAGTTGGTCAGGCTCACGAAAACCGCTTCTATCCAACATTTTCGGGTGTAGGACGATCATCAAACTTCTACCCTATTCCGCCTGAAAAATCTGAGGAAGGTATAGTTAATGTAGCTCTTGGACTTGGAAAATATATTGTTGAAGGTGGAGTATCGCTTCGTTTTTCACCCGAATACCCAACCAAAGTAATGCAGCTTTCCAATCCTGATATGATGCTTAGGGAAACACAGAAATGCTTTTATGCTTTGGACCTTGATATAAACAGCTTTACACCTTCAGTTGATGATGGTATCAATATAAGGACCCTTGACCTCAGGCAGGCCCTGGCTGACGGCTCACTTAAATGGATAGGTTCGATGTTTGATTTGCAAAACCAGGTTGTCCGTGACGGAACCTTTTTTGAAGGTTACCCGATAGTCACCTTTGCAAGTATTCTGAAGTATGATGCCTTCCCACTTGCAAATATTATGAAGGAAGTACTAAAGGTCGGTCAGATAGAAATGAACCAGCCAGTTGAGATAGAATTTGCCGTCGATTTACAAACGCCTCCGGGTAGTCCTTCAGTTTTTTATCTGCTTCAGATCAGGCCCATTGTTGACAGTCGTGTTTCACTTGGTCCCAACATCAAGGTAAAGGACTCCGAGAAAGCCTTTATTTATAGTGAGGCGGCACTTGGGAATGGGATTATTTCAGATATCAAAGACATAGTCTATATCAAGACTGAGAATTTCAAGCCATCTAATAATCCTAAGATTGTAACTGAAATAGAAAAGCTAAATGATCTCCTTCAGGCTGAAAACAAACCGTATCTCCTAATCGGTCCAGGACGATGGGGCTCACAGGATCCATGGCTGGGTGTTCCAGTAAAATGGGGACAAATTGCCGGAACCAGAGCCATTGTTGAGATAGGTCTAGAAAACTATTCGGTGGATCCAAGTCAGGGAACTCATTTCTTCCAGAATCTGACTTCGCTCAGGGTGGCCTACCTGTATATCAACATGCATCTCAACAAGGGCAAGCTCAATTTCCAATGGCTCGACTCCCTGGAGGCGAGACATGAAACTGAGCATATACGACATGTGGACACAAAAGAACCGCTTCTCCTTCAGATCGATGGACGAGATGGAAAAGCGGTTATGTATTATCCCGGGGAGCAATAAGGCTCCCCGTATTTTACCTCCCGACTATTTTCTTAAGTACCCAGGCACTAAAGGTATTTTGTTATGCACAAAAATCCTCTACCTCTACTCAAAATCCTAACAACCTGCTTTTAAAACAGTCTGTAGCTCAGAGAAAACATCAAAGCCCTGGTTTTGCGGTCAATTCCGCTTTTGCTTGAAATATCATTCAATCCCCATTCATAACGGGCATCCAAGCCAAAGCGCATAACCTCTACACCAGCACCAAGCTGGAGATTCCAGTTTGCACTCTTCATCTTTCCGGAATCAAAACTACGCTCATCAACGCTAACCTTCTCATCTGCACGGATAGAAAGAGCAGGACCTGCCAGGCCGTAAATATTAACAACATCGAGATCCAAAATATTGAGTTTCACAAGTACCGGTATATCCCAGCTATAATAGTTGAGGGTTTCGGAAATCGCTGAGTCATACTCAACTTTACCACTCTTCTTTGAGTAATATACTTCAGGACGCAGGGAGATATTGCCGGCAAGAGGAAATGAAGTCCATGCACCGAGAATATATCCGCTCTTAAAATCATTCTTTACATTCTGATATGTCTCATTGTTTAGCTTCACACCATTGGAAGTATCGAAGCTGGATGAGTTGAAACCGGCCTTTACGCCAAGTTGAAAACCGTCACCGGCATATAGCATGCTGGCAGATAGTATTAGAGCAAAGCATGAAACAAGTATCTTTTTCATAGTCAATAGTTTTATTCTGGTTAGTAATACTGAATTATCCTATCAAATCAAATGCAAATCAGTGAAGGCGTGAGCCAATGATATTGAAGAACTCCTCTCTTGTAGCAATGCTATTCAGGAAGGCACCAGTAAAATCAGAAGTTGTAGTTACCGAATGCTGTTTCTGAACACCCCTCATCTGCATACATGTGTGATGAGCCTCAATAACAACAGCAACACCGAGCGGATTAAGGGTATCCTGAATACAGTTCTTTATCTGGGTCGTAAGTCTTTCCTGAACCTGCAGGCGGCGTGCATAAGCTTCTACGACACGGGCAATCTTACTAAGTCCGGTAATATGGTGACGAGGTATATAAGCTACGTGTGCCTTACCAAAAAAGGGTAACATATGGTGCTCACAAATTGAATAAAGCTCAATATCCTTTACGACAACCATTTGCTGGTAGTCTTCACGAAACATAGCCGAACGAACAATCTCTTCAGGGTTCATATTATAGCCCTGGGTGAGGAACTGCATAGCCTTGGCAACCCTCAAAGGAGTTTTCTCAAGCCCTTCCCTTGAAATGTCTTCGCCAAGTAGTTGCAATATCTCACTATAGTTCTTTGCAAGCTTTTCATTTATCTCATCATCATATTGTTCGATTTTTTTGTAGCCCCTGCCACCATTCAAAGAAATTTCCATAGTATCAAAATTTTGTTACGGAACCAGTTCCATGGTTCCTGAGAGTTTCCTCTGAGTAAAACAAATAACAGACCAAAGGGTTAATGGCCTTTCTATGCGGAATAAACAACAAAGATAAATCAAAACTCAATAAGGGGTACAAATTTATTGTCCCGGCTGGCAAATACAGAAAAGAAAGCCGGCAAAACTTCAGTTTTGCCGGCCAACCCATCAATAACAGTAATCTAATTAGGAACAATATGTTATAATCAACCTTTCAAACGAGCTGCAACTTCGTTCCAGTTCACTACATTCCAGAATGCTGAAATATAGTCTGGACGACGGTTCTGATATTTCAGATAATAAGCGTGTTCCCATACGTCTAGTGCAAGAATAGGAGTACCCTTAACATCTGCGATATCCATAAGCGGATTGTCCTGATTTGGTGTAGATGTAATTACAAGTTTGCCATCTGCCTGTTTTACAAGCCAGGCCCAACCAGAACCGAAACGAGTAGCTGCAGCCTTTGCAAATTCTTCCTTGAAAGCATCAAATGAACCAAAGTTCTTTTCAATAGCTGCAAGAAGGTCTCCACTTGGTTTGCCGCCACCGTTTGGACCAATTACTTTCCAGAACAGGTTATGGTTGTAGTAACCACCTCCATTATTACGTATTGCAACACTAAGCTTTGAGATTCCAGCCAACAGTTCTTCAATGCTCTTACCTGCATTTGGAGTTCCTTCCAATGCTGCATTCAGGTTATTTGTATATGCAGCATGGTGCTTAGTATGGTGTATTTCCATTGTCAATGCATCGATATTGGGCTCCAATGCATTGTATGCATAATCCAGTTTAGGTAATTCGAATGCCATTTTCTCTTAATTTTTTAGTTCAACATTATCTACAATACACGAAAAAATCCTTATTTCGACCTTTCCTACATACTAAACATGGTTGATAGAAAAAGGTTCAAGCATCCACAAATTTTTGACTAATTTTTCATACTAAAAAGGTGAACAAAGAAATTCTAAGGCTTGCCATTCCGAATGTACTGACCAACATCACCATACCCCTGCTGGGTATGGTGGATGTGTATCTGATGGGGCATCTTGAGTCGATACACTATCTTGGTGGTGTTGCGCTTGGCAGTGCGCTGTTCAATTTTCTCTACTGGGCCTTTGCCTTTCTGAGAATGAGCATCAGCGGACTGGCTGCACAGAGCTATGGTCGCGTTGACAATGAAGAAATGGCTATCGTCATGCAGCGTGGTGCATTAATTGCAGCAGCCGGTTCACTATTGCTGATTACATTCCAAATGCCCCTGGCTGATTTAGGACTCAGCATCCTGGAAGGAAGTCCGGAAGTCAAGGATCAGGCAAGACGTTACTTTGCCATCAGGATATGGGATGCTCCAGCCTCAATAATGTTGTTTGTATTCTACGGTTGGTACCTGGGGATGCAAAACTCTGTGTATCCAATGGTAATTGCACTTACAGTAAACATCGTCAATATAATACTAAGTTTTGTTTTGGTTCGTCTCTTTGGAATGGACGTTGATGGAGTAGCCCTTGGATCAGTATTGGCACAGTATGTAGGCTTGATACTGGCTCTGATATTGTTCTTTAAAAAGTACAGATGGATTATCCCCTACTTCACCCGCAAGCTCTCCATCTTGCTTACTAATATGAGCAACTTCTTAAGTGTAAGCACCAATATATTTATCCGGACCCTTTTCGTAATTCTGGTCTTTACATTCTTTACATCTAAGTCAGCTGGCATTGGGGACATAACACTTGCAGCAAACAGTGTGTTGCTACAGTATATGCTGCTGTTTTCATACTTCCTCGACGGTTATGGATATGCAGCCGAGGCCCTTATTGGTAAATTGTTCGGAGCGCGTAATAGGCAGAAGCTCTCCTATTCAGTTCATATGTTGCTAAGATGGGGATTGGGCTTTGCAATAGTTTTCTCAGCGGCCTACCTGATATTGGGTGAAACATTACTAAGTCTTTTCACCCGGCAGACAGAAATAATCGAAACCGGAAAACAATACCTGCTATGGGTAGTGATGATGCCGTTAGTGAGTTTTCTGACCTATATCTTCGACGGGGTCTTTATAGGCATTGGAGGATCAGTACAGATGCGAAGGTCGGTTGTCATTGCCGCGGTGTTCTTTTTTTTCCTGCCTTTTTACATACTGTTCCCCTACCTTGGTAATCATGCCATGTGGCTAAGTATGTTTCTCTTTATGGTAGTCCGCTCACTGTACCTTACCATCAGTTACCCACGGATTATTAAAAGAGAGTTCCCGCATCATAGATAGCGTGACATTAAAGCAAGTCCTGAGTTCACAGTGAAAATATCAGCATAGAACCCTTAATCAACATCCAGAACTATGCAAGGACTCAGAATCATAAGGACAACAATTTCTAGTAATACACTTTTAACCGACAAAGCTGTGTCATGCAAAAAAGGCGCCCCGCTGCAGCGGGACGCCCTTCTTATTTATATCCTCTTCGGATGGTTCTTTTGTAAATTGCGTTATTTAATCGCAATCATACGTGCAGGTTTTGGTTTTACTTCCTCACGTTTGTGAAGAGTTACATTCAGTATACCATCTTTGTAGACCGCATCAATCTTAGAATCATCTATCTGAGTGCTTGGTACAGAGAATGAACGACTGAAACTTGAGTAGTTGAACTCCTTACGGCAGTATCCCTTACCATTTTCTTCGTTCTTTTCTTCCTTTTCACTTGAGATGGTCAATACTCCGTTGTGATACTCAACTTTGAAGTCATCTTTTGAGAATCCAGGGGCAGCCACCTCAATTGCATATTCATCATCAGTTTCACGAACATTTACAGCTGGTATGCTGCGATAGCCTGACAATACAGGTGAAGTGAAGAAATCACCACCAAAGAAATCATCAAAGATGTTGATCAGGTCAGGCACGTTTCTGGTTGTTCTTCTCATTAACATAGCTTTGTCCTCCATTTATTTAGTTAGACTTTTAATCATCTTTCATTTTCTGATAGGAGAATAGCAAAGCATATACCACACTAGATATCAGGTCATTATGGCATATAAACAAGATTTTTCATGTCATTTTGGCGGCAAAATTTTAAGAACTACTGCCATATTTTCAGCCACATTGCACACAAGAATATGCAAGCTGCTGTACTACTGTTTATAACATAACAAAAGCCTCTCCAGGCG
The genomic region above belongs to Xiashengella succiniciproducens and contains:
- a CDS encoding porin family protein, coding for MKKILVSCFALILSASMLYAGDGFQLGVKAGFNSSSFDTSNGVKLNNETYQNVKNDFKSGYILGAWTSFPLAGNISLRPEVYYSKKSGKVEYDSAISETLNYYSWDIPVLVKLNILDLDVVNIYGLAGPALSIRADEKVSVDERSFDSGKMKSANWNLQLGAGVEVMRFGLDARYEWGLNDISSKSGIDRKTRALMFSLSYRLF
- the folE gene encoding GTP cyclohydrolase I FolE, with protein sequence MEISLNGGRGYKKIEQYDDEINEKLAKNYSEILQLLGEDISREGLEKTPLRVAKAMQFLTQGYNMNPEEIVRSAMFREDYQQMVVVKDIELYSICEHHMLPFFGKAHVAYIPRHHITGLSKIARVVEAYARRLQVQERLTTQIKNCIQDTLNPLGVAVVIEAHHTCMQMRGVQKQHSVTTTSDFTGAFLNSIATREEFFNIIGSRLH
- a CDS encoding superoxide dismutase, with protein sequence MAFELPKLDYAYNALEPNIDALTMEIHHTKHHAAYTNNLNAALEGTPNAGKSIEELLAGISKLSVAIRNNGGGYYNHNLFWKVIGPNGGGKPSGDLLAAIEKNFGSFDAFKEEFAKAAATRFGSGWAWLVKQADGKLVITSTPNQDNPLMDIADVKGTPILALDVWEHAYYLKYQNRRPDYISAFWNVVNWNEVAARLKG
- a CDS encoding MATE family efflux transporter, which gives rise to MNKEILRLAIPNVLTNITIPLLGMVDVYLMGHLESIHYLGGVALGSALFNFLYWAFAFLRMSISGLAAQSYGRVDNEEMAIVMQRGALIAAAGSLLLITFQMPLADLGLSILEGSPEVKDQARRYFAIRIWDAPASIMLFVFYGWYLGMQNSVYPMVIALTVNIVNIILSFVLVRLFGMDVDGVALGSVLAQYVGLILALILFFKKYRWIIPYFTRKLSILLTNMSNFLSVSTNIFIRTLFVILVFTFFTSKSAGIGDITLAANSVLLQYMLLFSYFLDGYGYAAEALIGKLFGARNRQKLSYSVHMLLRWGLGFAIVFSAAYLILGETLLSLFTRQTEIIETGKQYLLWVVMMPLVSFLTYIFDGVFIGIGGSVQMRRSVVIAAVFFFFLPFYILFPYLGNHAMWLSMFLFMVVRSLYLTISYPRIIKREFPHHR
- a CDS encoding Hsp20/alpha crystallin family protein, with the protein product MRRTTRNVPDLINIFDDFFGGDFFTSPVLSGYRSIPAVNVRETDDEYAIEVAAPGFSKDDFKVEYHNGVLTISSEKEEKNEENGKGYCRKEFNYSSFSRSFSVPSTQIDDSKIDAVYKDGILNVTLHKREEVKPKPARMIAIK